The DNA sequence GTGCTCCCGGTCCTGCTCGGGCCGACCGGTCATCCGCCGAAGGTGTACCGGGTCCCGGTGCCGGACGACGCGGGCGGCGAGCCCACGGTGCTCGTCTACCGGCGGGTGCCCGCCGAGACCGCCAAGCGGTTCGGGCTGCACCCGGGCTGGCGGTACGAGTACGACCCCGACGCGGACCCCCGCGGCGGCGGCCTGCGCGACCTGAAGTGGCCCTGGTCCAAGCCCCAGGCCCACCGGGACTAGCCCCCCGCCCCGCCGGGGCAAGGTGGCGCGCCGCGCGCCCCAAGGACGAGTGACCTCGTTGCGCCAACCGCCCACCGCCGGGAGGCGGGCCCCGGCCCGTGGCCGGATGCTCGCGGTGCGCGCCGGAAGGCCCGTCGCGCACCGGAGGTGATGACGTGTCAGGAAGGCTGCTGCGCTGGGCCTGCGCCGGCTCCGCGCTCTCCGCACTGGTGGCGCCCCTGCCCTCGCTGCCCCCTGCCCTCGCTGCCCCCGGGCCCGCCCCCGCCCCCGGCGAACGCTCCGTCGCCACCCTCCTGACGGACCTTCAGCGCCTGTACCGCGAGGCCGAGGAGTCCACCGAGACGTACAACGCGACCGACGAGGAGCTCACGGACCAGCGCCGCCGGGTCGCGGACCTCGACCGCCGCCTGGCCGCGGCACGGACCGCGGTGCGCGACGGCCGCGGCGCGGCGGGGCGCCTCGCCCGCCAGCAGTACCAGAACAACAGCGTGGAGATCTCCTCGTACGTCCGGCTGCTGCTCGCCCGCAGCCCGCGGGGCGCCCTCGACCAGCGCCACGTGCTGCGCCGGGCCGCGGCGGACCGGGCCGCGGCCGTCACCCGCCTCGTCGACGGCGAGAAGCGGGCCGACGGCCTCGCCCGCGCCGCCCGGCGGGCCCTGGCCGCGCAGGAGTCCCTCGCCCGGCGACAGGAGCGGGCCCGCGACGGCGTACGGACACGCCTGCGCGAGGTGGAGGAGCTGCTCGCATCCCTCAGCGCCGAGGAGCTGGCCGCGGTCGGCCGGGCCGAGCGGGCGGGCGCCGACGCCGCCCAGCGCGAGCTCGTCGCCTCCGGCGCGCTCGGGGCGCCGGGCGCACGGCGGGCCCCGTCGGCCCGGGGGGAGCGGGCCGTGCGGTACGCCGTCGCGCAGATCGGGAAGCCGTACGAGTGGGGCGCCGAGGGGCCCGCCTCGTTCGACTGCTCCGGACTCACGCAGCGGGCGTGGGGCACGGGCGGCCGGGAGATCCCGCGCACCAGCCAGGAGCAGTGGGCGCGGCTTCCGCGGGTGCCGCTGCGGCAGCTGCGGCCGGGGGACCTGGTGGTCTACTTCCCGAAGGCCACGCACATCGCGCTCTACCTGGGCGACGGCCTCGTGGTCCACGCCCCCCGCCCCGGCGCGAAGGTGAAGGTCTCCCCCCTCGCGGCGAACCCCCTGCTAGGCGCGGTCCGCCCCGACCCAGGCGCAACCCCGGTGCCCGACTACCGTCCGCCACGCCTGCCCCCCGGCGCCCGCGCAGGAGCGGACACCGGCCTGAGCGCCCCATAGGGGCGCGGGGCTGTGTCATTTGCGGCTCCGCCGCGCGGGCGCGACCAGCCACAACGCACCCGCAGTCGACAGACGGCAGCAAAGGCCCTCAGCCAGAGAGCGCGGCCTCCATCACGGCCCGGGCGATGGGAGCCGCGCTCCCGCCCCCGCTGATGTCCGCGCGGGCCGCGGCCGCGTCCTCGACGACCACCGCCACAGCCACCGAAGGCTCCCCGTCCCCCGGCTTCTGCGCCCACGAGATGAACCAGGCATAAGGCGTACCGGAGTTGCCGAGCCCGTGCTGCGCGGTGCCGGTCTTGCCGCCCACGGTCACCCCGGGGATCGCCGCGTTCGTGCCGGTGCCCCGTTCGACGACCTCCGTCATCAGCTCCCGCAGCCGCATCGCCGTGCCGGGGCCCATGGCCTGGTGGAGCGTGCGCGTCGGCGTCGAGTCCACGGTGGTCCCGGACGCGGTCGTCGTCCGCTCCACGAGGTGCGGCGCCTTGACGAAGCCGCCGTTGGCGACGGCCGCCGCCACCGACGCCATCTGCAGCGGCGTGGCCCGGGTGTCGTACTGGCCGATGGCGGAGAGCGCGAGCTGCGCCCGGTCCATCGACGTGTCGAAGGTGCTGGCGGCCACCGACGACGGCACCTTGACCCCGGGGTCGTTGAAGCCGAACTTCCCGGCCGTCTCCACCATCGCGCCGAGCCCCGTGTCGGCGCCCAGCTTGGCGAACACGGTGTTGCACGACCACCGGAAGGCGTACCGCAGGCTGGCGTCGGCGCAGCCGGTGACCTCGTTCGAAAGCCGGGTCGAGGTGCCGGGGAGGGTGAACGGGTCGGGGGACTTCGTCGGCGCGTCCACGTCGGTGATCTCGCCCGAGTCGAGCGCGGCGGCCGCCGTGACCACCTTGAACGTCGAGCCCGGCGGATACGTCTGCCGCAGCGCGCGGTTCAGCATCGGCTTGTCGGGGTCGCCGTTGAGCCGCGCCCAGGAGTCCGCCACCGAGCGGCCGGTGCCGGAGAGCCGCTCGGGATCGTACGACGGTGTGGACACGAGCGCGAGGATCCTGCCGGTGGCCGGTTCGAGCGCGGCCACGGCGCCCTTCTTGCCGTCGAGCCCGGCGTACGCGGCCCGCTGCACCGCGGCCTTCACGGTGGTGACGACGTCGCCGCCGGGGCTCCGCGACCGGGTCAGGTCGTGCCACAGGGGCAGCGGCGCGAGCATCGGCTCGGTGCCGGAGAGCACGGAGTCCTCGGCGTGCTCAAGGAAGGTCGTGCCGTACACCTGCGAGGC is a window from the Streptomyces spectabilis genome containing:
- a CDS encoding penicillin-binding transpeptidase domain-containing protein: MTRYIRHAAAFCLLLLVALLVNATRVQVFDAQEYDDNPANRRRDIERFAAARGDILVDGRPVTGSKDTGEQLRHERTYAQGPLYAPVTGFASQVYGTTFLEHAEDSVLSGTEPMLAPLPLWHDLTRSRSPGGDVVTTVKAAVQRAAYAGLDGKKGAVAALEPATGRILALVSTPSYDPERLSGTGRSVADSWARLNGDPDKPMLNRALRQTYPPGSTFKVVTAAAALDSGEITDVDAPTKSPDPFTLPGTSTRLSNEVTGCADASLRYAFRWSCNTVFAKLGADTGLGAMVETAGKFGFNDPGVKVPSSVAASTFDTSMDRAQLALSAIGQYDTRATPLQMASVAAAVANGGFVKAPHLVERTTTASGTTVDSTPTRTLHQAMGPGTAMRLRELMTEVVERGTGTNAAIPGVTVGGKTGTAQHGLGNSGTPYAWFISWAQKPGDGEPSVAVAVVVEDAAAARADISGGGSAAPIARAVMEAALSG
- a CDS encoding NlpC/P60 family protein; translated protein: MSGRLLRWACAGSALSALVAPLPSLPPALAAPGPAPAPGERSVATLLTDLQRLYREAEESTETYNATDEELTDQRRRVADLDRRLAAARTAVRDGRGAAGRLARQQYQNNSVEISSYVRLLLARSPRGALDQRHVLRRAAADRAAAVTRLVDGEKRADGLARAARRALAAQESLARRQERARDGVRTRLREVEELLASLSAEELAAVGRAERAGADAAQRELVASGALGAPGARRAPSARGERAVRYAVAQIGKPYEWGAEGPASFDCSGLTQRAWGTGGREIPRTSQEQWARLPRVPLRQLRPGDLVVYFPKATHIALYLGDGLVVHAPRPGAKVKVSPLAANPLLGAVRPDPGATPVPDYRPPRLPPGARAGADTGLSAP